A single region of the Salvia miltiorrhiza cultivar Shanhuang (shh) chromosome 8, IMPLAD_Smil_shh, whole genome shotgun sequence genome encodes:
- the LOC131000033 gene encoding uncharacterized protein LOC131000033, with the protein MMRKFLNGKKGTSHFDRTKIVKREQYYNYEWQSDRGVRAHIERIYGLCNKLKEMGDLISHYAATKHMMDCMPNDLKPLCQAVFDQTIEEGPCFEVRVDYDMFVTRLLDRWEVLVNGRVEVSDEEREGERMEMSQRKRKKRVRVNRIEDSSDDDL; encoded by the coding sequence ATGATGCGAAAATTTTTAAATGGGAAGAAGGGGACTTCACATTTTGATCGTACAAAGATAGTGAAAAGAGAGCAATATTATAACTATGAATGGCAATCTGATCGAGGAGTGAGAGCTCACATAGAAAGAATTTATGGTTTGTGTAATAAATTGAAGGAAATGGGTGATTTGATTAGTCACTATGCAGCTACCAAACACATGATGGATTGCATGCCAAATGATTTGAAGCCATTATGTCAAGCAGTCTTTGATCAAACTATTGAAGAGGGGCCTTGCTTCGAGGTCCGAGTCGACTACGACATGTTCGTCACTCGACTGCTCGATCGTTGGGAAGTTCTTGTGAACGGAAGAGTCGAGGTGAGCGACGAGGAGAGGGAGGGCGAACGTATGGAGATGTCGCAAcggaagaggaagaagagggTGAGAGTCAATCGAATCGAGGATAGTAGCGACGATGATCTTTGA
- the LOC131000027 gene encoding E3 ubiquitin-protein ligase RSL1-like produces MADDFDFAFNLQLEEALTASLLDGAVSSPNADGVPYDAVFGPALSDALQRDDLFKYERELLDQYGTQAAAKRLRLDLCRQVHDRAFACQISNTPEEEWRRTGDYLQKPYGEGSSSSSSSSDGKGLGFRVYVKGLVEGFVGGVAVVIRDDNDGLVFELGKGLSGKDQTVDEEMVELKALIGGLDAAVMLELKGVTFVTDNRLLYLHITGKAQQLRENFAVLSNQIDLLLRKLGNIRVSFVTRDDNGFAVELARKAIASEVNRSAGSSGTKNLTKTCTICLEDTDVDQMLLIAGCLHSYCFSCMSKHAQFKLLHGIIPKCPDENCKSLLELDSCKKFLTAELFDIMCQRVKEASIPPAEKIYCPYARCSTLLSKTELQGSKGGADAVAVLGGRKCPRCGGLFCINCKVPWHSNMSCSDFKRRNPNSCKDEKKLKSLATENLWRQCPKCNHMVSLSTGCYHIYCRCGHEFCYTCGAEWQNKKATCSCPIWDERNIVYDD; encoded by the exons ATGGCGGACGACTTCGATTTCGCCTTCAATCTCCAGTTGGAAGAAGCACTCACCGCCTCCCTCCTCGACGGCGCCGTTTCGTCGCCTAACGCCGACGGAGTCCCCTACGACGCCGTTTTCGGCCCCGCTCTGTCGGACGCCCTCCAGCGCGACGATCTCTTCAAGTACGAGCGCGAGCTCCTCGACCAGTACGGGACGCAGGCGGCGGCGAAGCGCCTGCGGCTCGACTTGTGCCGCCAGGTCCACGACCGCGCCTTCGCGTGCCAGATTTCGAACACGCCGGAGGAGGAGTGGAGGAGAACCGGGGATTATCTGCAGAAGCCGTACGGCGAgggctcctcctcctcctcctcctcgtcGGATGGGaaagggttagggtttagggtttacgtCAAGGGCTTGGTGGAGGGGTTCGTGGGCGGCGTTGCGGTGGTGATACGCGACGACAACGACGGGCTGGTGTTTGAATTGGGCAAGGGATTGAGCGGGAAGGATCAGACTGTGGATGAAGAGATGGTTGAGTTGAAAGCTTTGATTGGAGGGCTTGATGCCGCCGTGATGCTGGAGTTAAAGGGGGTCACCTTTGTTACTGATAACCGGTTGCTGTATTTACAT ATCACTGGCAAAGCCCAGCAACTGAGGGAAAATTTTGCTGTGTTATCTAACCAGATAGATCTTCTTCTGAGGAAATTAGGCAATATTCGCGTATCTTTTGTGACTCGCGATGATAATGGGTTCGCTGTTGAACTTGCAAGGAAGGCAATTGCTTCTGAGGTCAATCGATCAGCAGGAAGCAGTGGTACAAAGAATCTGACAAAGACATGTACAATATGTTTGGAAGATACAGATGTGGATCAGATGCTCCTAATTGCAGGTTGTCTGCATAGCTACTGCTTCTCGTGTATGTCGAAGCATGCCCAGTTTAAGTTGCTTCACGGGATTATACCTAAATGCCCCGATGAGAACTGCAAATCTCTTTTGGAACTTGATAGCTGCAAGAAGTTCTTGACTGCGGAATTGTTTGACATAATGTGCCAACGTGTGAAGGAAGCATCCATCCCACCAGCGGAGAAAATCTATTGCCCCTATGCAAGATGCTCGACTTTGTTGTCAAAAACAGAGCTTCAAGGCTCCAAGGGTGGTGCTGATGCTGTTGCAGTATTGGGTGGTAGGAAGTGCCCTCGTTGTGGTGGTCTTTTTTGCATCAATTGCAAAGTCCCTTGGCATAGTAATATGAGCTGCTCTGATTTTAAAAGGCGAAATCCCAACTCTTGTAAAGATGAAAAGAAGCTGAAATCATTGGCTACTGAGAATCTATGGCGTCAATGTCCCAAGTGTAACCACATGGTTTCACTTTCTACAGGATGCTACCACATTTACTGCAG ATGTGGGCACGAGTTTTGCTATACATGTGGAGCAGAATGGCAGAACAAGAAAGCTACGTGCTCTTGCCCTATCTGGGACGAGCGCAACATTGTATATGATGATTAA